TCTCAAGAGGCGGATATGTTTGTTAACGATTCTCAAATACAACAAGCTCGTAATGTTCCCCTAGGACTGTTTCATAGCCTCCTCGCTTGTCTCTATTGGGGAATCGTCTTCGTAATCCCTGATTTGTTAGAATCTTTTCACGAACTTGATATCGTCTTAACCCGTTATACCATTTTTGGTATTTTTTCTCTTTTCCCTATCCTATGGAAAAGACAAAATATCTTTAAAAATGTCTCTTTGCGTATTTGGGGTCAAAGCTTCCTCTGGGCCTTTCTTGTAGATATTGTCTACTATCTCGGCATTACCCTAGCCATTCGTTACATAGGCGCCGCTATAACCATTATTATCGCGGGATTAGCTCCCATAGCCGTCCTATTTCATTCGAATATAAAGAAAAAAGAGATTTCCTATGCCCTACTCTCTGCGATTAGCAGTGTGATCTTCCTAGGGGTCGTGCTAACAAACCTTTCGGAGTTTCATTCAACAACAGCAGATCCTTTGCAGTATTTCATGGGACTTTCCCTTGTGACCATCTCCACAGGAATTTGGGTTGCCTATATCGTCTGCAACCACGACTTTTTGTTAAAAAATCCTAACATTTCCCCTGATTTATGGTGTGGACTGTTAGGGGTAGCTTCGTTAATTTTATGTCTACCCTTGATTATTCTTTTTGATTGTCTTGGCATCACGTATGTTGCTCATAACTTCATAGCACATACGCCGACATCAGAACGGTTCCTCTTTATTGTTCTATGCTCAGCTATGGGGATACTCTCTTCGTCTCGAGCCATCACGTCCTGGAATAAAGCTAGCCTACACCTCCCCCCTGCTTTTTTAGGGGCCATGTTAATCTTTGAGCCTATTTTTGGTTTGATTTTATCCTATCTTTATCAAAGGATCTTACCCAGCTTACAAGAAGGGATAGGGATTTTCTTAATGTTAGGAGGTAGCCTCACCTGCTTAATTCTTTTTGGAAGAAGGGCGGGTCAAAAGGAACCGGAAGAATCCGAGATTCTTCCTTCGGCAGATTAGCGAAAAAACATTTCTAAAAAAGGTAGAAAAGCTGAAAAGTTTCTCGTGGCAAGTTTTATAAGACTTGCCTCTAAGAATCTAGGAATGATTTTCTACTGCAAGAAGAACAGTACATCTTTAAAAATACTGATCGAATAAAAAATTTATATTCAGCTACACTCACCTTACTATCTTAATCAACGAAACTTGATAAAGATAAAA
The Chlamydia caviae GPIC genome window above contains:
- a CDS encoding DMT family transporter translates to MFVNDSQIQQARNVPLGLFHSLLACLYWGIVFVIPDLLESFHELDIVLTRYTIFGIFSLFPILWKRQNIFKNVSLRIWGQSFLWAFLVDIVYYLGITLAIRYIGAAITIIIAGLAPIAVLFHSNIKKKEISYALLSAISSVIFLGVVLTNLSEFHSTTADPLQYFMGLSLVTISTGIWVAYIVCNHDFLLKNPNISPDLWCGLLGVASLILCLPLIILFDCLGITYVAHNFIAHTPTSERFLFIVLCSAMGILSSSRAITSWNKASLHLPPAFLGAMLIFEPIFGLILSYLYQRILPSLQEGIGIFLMLGGSLTCLILFGRRAGQKEPEESEILPSAD